GTACAAGTAGGCCAAGAAATAACTACACATGACGTCCTGGGGGAATTAGGGCATTCGGGAAATTCAACAATGCCTCATCTGCATATGCAATTTATGGATAGCAGGGATTTTTCAATTGCCAAAGGACTTCCGTTTATATTTGATACGTACAAAATCAAAAATACTACAAACTGGGTTACGATAAGAAATGCAGTACCCAAAGTGGAAGATATCATAAAATTTGAAATGGAATAGGGGAAGGGCGACGGCAACTGATGCAAACCAATTCGTTTGTTGGCAACAAATCAAAGGGAACCCCTGCACAAAAAGGTTGAAACGGGAATAAATTTCGGGTTTTTCAGCGAACATTCCCTCGTATACCCCCAGTTTCTTCCAGAATTCCTGCATCAGGGAAAACACTCTTTTTACAGCTTAGCATTGCCTCTTTCCCTTCGCCTCGTAACAAGGTTTCAGTTTGGCAATAGCATTGGGGAGAAGCCCTATGTTTTCGTAGCTCTTATCCATGTAATACCTTAGGTTTCTTCTTCTGGCAGTGTTATACTGATTGAGTCAGCAGGTTTACACTGAACGATGACCTGGTGAGATCGAGCTTTTATAGGGGGTCTTTACAATGAAACTGGTATTGTTACGACACGGGCAGAGCCTGTGGAATTTGGAAAACCGCTTTACGGGTTGGACAGATGTTCCCCTGAGTGAAGCCGGTAGGCTGGAAGCATCTGAAGCTGGACGACTCCTGAAAGAAGAGGGTTTTGACTTTGACTGTTGCTATACTTCGTATCTGAAGAGGGCAATCCAAACCCTCGACCTTGTCTTGGAGCAAATGGACCGGCAGTGGTTGCCTGTCGTGAAAAGCTGGAAACTCAATGAACGGCACTATGGGGCCCTGCAGGGGTTGAACAAGGCTGAAACGGCTGTGAAATATGGTAATGAGCAGGTTCTGCTCTGGAGACGGTCCTTTTCGGTGCAGCCCCCATCGCTTTCAATAAACGATGAGAGAAATCCTGCCTTACAGAACCAATACCGAGGCATCGATAAGAATGTACTACCTTTTACCGAAAGCCTGAAAGATACCATAGCGCGAACCATCCCCTATTTTGAAGAGGAAATCAAACCCCGTATGCTTAAGGGAGAACGGATTTTGATTGTTGCCCATGGCAATTCATTGCGTGCGCTGGTGATGTATTTTGAACATCTCAGCGAAGATGAGATTATGCAGGTAAATATCCCTACAGGAATTCCTCTTATCTATACGTTCTCCAAGGATTTTTCAGTGAAGAAAAAATACTATCTGGGGGACAGTGGGGAGATTGCCGAGAAGATGCGGCAAGTGAGTGACCAAGGGAAGGCGACCAAAGCCTAGGCAGAGGGTAGGGGGTATCCCAATAAAATCACTGATAAGCAAGTTCTTCTGGCCAAAAAGCCGGGATGTCGATTCTGCAGGCTGCCATTGGGATTATGTACATCCATTGGTCTGTGAAGGTGGTTGGAATGAATGTTTCTGATGATAGGAAGGACCGAATCCTCTTGGAAAAAATTGCACATCAGGCAATGCTTGACCGTGGGCTTGCCCCAGATTTCTCCAAATCGGTTCTTGCCGAACTTGAGGCGATCAAGGGTCCTGCAACATATGATTCTGTACCGGAAATGATTGATTTACGTGACAGGCTCTGGTGCTCCCTCGATAATGATGATTCTAAAGACCTTGATCAGTTGACTGCGGTTGAAACCTCTGACAAGGGGTTTGCCAAGATTTTGATAGCGATAGCAGATGTCGATGCGGTGGTAAAAAAACAGTCAGCTATCGATTTGCATGCACAGCAGAATACTACCTCAGTCTATACGGTACCACAGGTATTCCCTATGCTACCCGAGAAGTTATCTACAGATATTACCTCACTCAATTTTGACAGAGACCGTCTTTCGCTTGTCGTTGAAATAGACCTTGCCGATGATGGCACTGTGCTCAGTTCTTCAATCTATAGGGCTATGGTACGCAACAAGGCAAGGCTTTCTTATACTAGTGTCGCAGCCTGGCTGGATGGGACAGGAGCTATGCCAGTAGAAATTGCCTCAGTCAAAGGGATGGAGGAGAGTCTGCGTTTGCAGGATAGTATTGCCCAGAAAATGAAATTGCTCCGTCATCAACACGGGGCCCTCGTCCTTGAGACGATCGAGGCCAAACCGGTTTTCTCTGGTGATACCCTGATGAATCTGGTACCTGATACACGGAATCGTGCAAAAGAAATTGTCGAGGATTTTATGATTGCGGCAAACGGGGTTACTTCACGATTCCTTACCGCTAAAAAGTTCCCTTCGATCAGGCGGATAGTTACAGAACCCAAAAGATGGGACAGGATTGTAAAAATTGCCGCTGACAAAGGTACTGTCCTGCCTAAGAAACCAGATTCTTTGGCTCTGGAGAATTTCCTCATTGCATCCCAGAGGGCGGAACCCCTACGGTTTCCTGATTTGTCTCTCAGTGTAATAAAGTTACTGGGTTCCGGAGAGTATATCGTCCAGATGCCTGATCAAACGGGAAAGGGGCATTTTGGACTGGCAGTAAAGAATTATACCCATTCGACTGCACCCAATCGTCGTTTTCCTGACTTGATCACCCAGCGTCTGTTAAAATCTGCAATTGCTGGCATTCCCTCTCCCTATTCGGTTGAAGAGCTTACTTCTCTTGCCCAACATTGTAACGAGGCCGAGAATGCCGCAAATAAAGTAGAGCGGCAGGTTGTAAAATCTGCTGCGGCAATTCTCCTTGAATCAAGGATAGGAGAGCAGTTCGATGCTATCGTAACAGGAGCGGCCGCCAAGGGTACGTGGGTGCGTATTTTTGATCCTCCGCTGGAAGGACGCCTCGAAAGTGGTTTTGAAGGCTTGGATATTGGTGACAGACTTCGTGTTCAGCTGGTGAGTACCGATGTGAACCGGGGATTTATCGATTTCAAGCGGGTGAGATAAAGCCCGGCATTATTGAAAACACCTTCCAGATACTAATTTTGGAAGGTGTTTTCCGGTCTTATGCGTGTGACTCATTTTGTAATACAGCAAACATATGTTGCAAGTCTGGTTGTAAGGATTCTGTCCTACTTGCTCCAACCTGAAGCTTGGTCAAATGACATCGAAACAGGAAGCACCATAAGATTGAGGATATCTTCTTTTTTCAGGGGAATCCCACCTGCTTCCAGGTTCTGGAGCAACTCCTTGGCATCATCTGGGGAATCGATGGGCGCCATGATAATCAATCTCTCTCCCTCTTTGTCGGTCCTACTTTGTAAAAAACCCGTAAAGAGACTGAATTCGCTCTCTAGGCTGCTGTTTAGGTTCTTTGCATCAAAAGCAGAGGCTTTTGTTATTCCTATACTCTGGAGAGCCAGAAATACGTCTTCTTTATAGTCTAATTGTGATAATTCAATAACCAGTAAATTCATGGCGTTCTCCTTTTATTGGGAATCCGAACTCTTGTTCGTTTCTCCTGCTTTCTTCAATGCAAAGCGGGTTAATAATGGTCCTATGA
The sequence above is a segment of the Sphaerochaeta pleomorpha str. Grapes genome. Coding sequences within it:
- the gpmA gene encoding 2,3-diphosphoglycerate-dependent phosphoglycerate mutase; its protein translation is MKLVLLRHGQSLWNLENRFTGWTDVPLSEAGRLEASEAGRLLKEEGFDFDCCYTSYLKRAIQTLDLVLEQMDRQWLPVVKSWKLNERHYGALQGLNKAETAVKYGNEQVLLWRRSFSVQPPSLSINDERNPALQNQYRGIDKNVLPFTESLKDTIARTIPYFEEEIKPRMLKGERILIVAHGNSLRALVMYFEHLSEDEIMQVNIPTGIPLIYTFSKDFSVKKKYYLGDSGEIAEKMRQVSDQGKATKA
- a CDS encoding RNB domain-containing ribonuclease; this encodes MSILQAAIGIMYIHWSVKVVGMNVSDDRKDRILLEKIAHQAMLDRGLAPDFSKSVLAELEAIKGPATYDSVPEMIDLRDRLWCSLDNDDSKDLDQLTAVETSDKGFAKILIAIADVDAVVKKQSAIDLHAQQNTTSVYTVPQVFPMLPEKLSTDITSLNFDRDRLSLVVEIDLADDGTVLSSSIYRAMVRNKARLSYTSVAAWLDGTGAMPVEIASVKGMEESLRLQDSIAQKMKLLRHQHGALVLETIEAKPVFSGDTLMNLVPDTRNRAKEIVEDFMIAANGVTSRFLTAKKFPSIRRIVTEPKRWDRIVKIAADKGTVLPKKPDSLALENFLIASQRAEPLRFPDLSLSVIKLLGSGEYIVQMPDQTGKGHFGLAVKNYTHSTAPNRRFPDLITQRLLKSAIAGIPSPYSVEELTSLAQHCNEAENAANKVERQVVKSAAAILLESRIGEQFDAIVTGAAAKGTWVRIFDPPLEGRLESGFEGLDIGDRLRVQLVSTDVNRGFIDFKRVR